A single window of Eucalyptus grandis isolate ANBG69807.140 chromosome 1, ASM1654582v1, whole genome shotgun sequence DNA harbors:
- the LOC104440399 gene encoding COBRA-like protein 7, translating to MPTLLPILLLLLAAAAPFSSAQTTAAAPAPSAADACNGVFLSYAYTGGKQLHPTNATHQAYSFQSTLTVVNQGADELKSWMVSVGFQHDELLVSASNAVLADGSSFPASVGNGTVFAGASMTDLKTAIETAGDATQMGLTVDLVGTQFGVKSPAVPMPANISLANDGFVCPAPTMQGNSTMQVCCTKDANSKANVTVGDEFLSRKSGDLTIMYDVTRTYDSNYWAQVTIANHNPLGRLDNWKLSWDWMNDEFIFTMKGAYPSVVDSTDCIFGTQGTYYAAMDFSTVLSCEKRPTIIDLPPTKANDTAVGLVPNCCRNGTILPPSMDPSKSTSVFQMQVYKMPPNLNRSMLSPPQNWQINGTLNPDYQCGQPIRVSPSQFPDPSGLPSNTTAVASWQVVCNITEAKGSSPRCCVSFSAYYNESVVPCPTCACGCPSSTSQTCSTTAPAILLPSSALLVPFENRSALATAWAGLKHLTIPQPPPCGDNCGVSINWHLYTDYTRGWTARVTIFNWDETSFPDWFTAFQMDKAAPGFEKAYSFNGTMLEINGVNSTILMQGLPGLNYLVAETDGANPQKDPRVPGKQQSVISFTKKNIAGLNVPLGDGFPTKVFFNGDECALPSYYPTSSGSRSMSNIVYSVLLASVLFKLMQR from the exons ATGCCGACCCTCCTCccgatcctcctcctcctcctcgcggcggcggcgcccTTCTCCTCCGCCCAGaccaccgccgccgcgccgGCGCCCTCCGCCGCCGACGCCTGCAACGGCGTCTTCCTCTCCTACGCCTACACCGGCGGGAAGCAGCTCCACCCGACCAACGCGACCCACCAGGCCTACAGCTTCCAGTCGACTCTCACCGTCGTCAACCAGGGTGCCGACGAGCTCAAGTCCTGGATGGTCTCCGTCGGGTTCCAGCACGACGAGCTCCTGGTCTCCGCCTCCAACGCCGTCCTCGCCGACGGGTCGTCCTTCCCGGCCAGCGTCGGGAACGGCACCGTCTTCGCGGGAGCCTCGATGACCGATCTGAAGACGGCGATCGAGACGGCGGGCGATGCGACGCAGATGGGGCTGACCGTCGATCTGGTGGGGACCCAGTTTGGGGTGAAGTCGCCGGCCGTGCCGATGCCGGCGAATATCTCGTTGGCGAACGATGGGTTCGTGTGTCCCGCTCCTACTATGCAGG GCAACAGTACGATGCAAGTGTGCTGCACCAAGGACGCCAACTCCAAGGCCAACGTCACTGTTGGTGATGAGTTTCTTTCCCGAAAAAGTGGCGATCTAACGATCATGTATGATGTTACTAGAACATATGACTCGAACTACTGGGCACAGGTCACCATTGCCAACCACAACCCTCTTGGTCGTCTTGATAACTGGAAATTGAGCTGGGATTGGATGAATGATGAGTTCATCTTCACGATGAAAGGGGCTTATCCATCCGTCGTCGATTCTACTGACTGCATATTTGGCACCCAAGGCACATACTACGCAGCCATGGATTTCTCGACTGTATTGAGTTGTGAGAAGCGGCCAACCATAATTGATTTGCCTCCAACCAAGGCCAATGACACTGCGGTCGGTTTGGTTCCCAATTGTTGTAGAAACGGCACCATCTTGCCACCGTCAATGGACCCGAGCAAGTCGACATCGGTGTTCCAGATGCAGGTCTACAAAATGCCACCAAATCTCAACAGATCGATGCTCTCGCCTCCGCAGAATTGGCAGATCAACGGCACACTGAATCCAGACTACCAGTGCGGTCAACCCATTCGAGTGAGCCCAAGCCAGTTCCCAGACCCTAGTGGCTTACCTTCCAACACTACTGCAGTTGCCAGCTGGCAGGTGGTGTGCAATATCACTGAAGCTAAGGGGTCGAGCCCTAGATGTTGCGTGTCATTCTCTGCATATTACAATGAGTCAGTTGTCCCATGCCCAACTTGCGCGTGCGGGTGCCCTAGCAGCACCAGCCAAACATGTAGCACCACAGCTCCAGCCATTCTTCTTCCATCATCAGCACTTCTTGTTCCTTTCGAGAATCGTTCAGCATTGGCAACTGCTTGGGCTGGTCTAAAGCATCTTACAATACCCCAGCCACCTCCTTGTGGTGATAACTGTGGGGTCAGCATCAATTGGCATTTGTACACTGACTACACCCGCGGTTGGACTGCGAGGGTCACGATCTTCAACTGGGATGAGACCTCTTTTCCTGATTGGTTCACTGCATTTCAAATGGATAAGGCTGCACCGGGGTTTGAGAAGGCATACTCATTCAACGGGACCATGTTGGAAATAAATGGCGTTAATAGTACCATCCTCATGCAAGGACTCCCGGGATTGAACTATCTTGTAGCAGAAACTGACGGAGCTAATCCACAGAAGGATCCTAGGGTCCCCGGGAAACAACAGTCTGTGATCtcatttaccaagaaaaatattgcTGGGTTAAACGTGCCGCTAGGAGATGGCTTTCCAACTAAAGTGTTCTTTAATGGAGACGAGTGCGCTCTTCCTTCTTATTACCCCACAAGCAGTGGAAGCCGATCAATGTCGAACATAGTCTACTCAGTCCTTCTAGCATCAGTTCTGTTCAAGTTGATGCAGCGATAG
- the LOC104451317 gene encoding arp2/3 complex-activating protein rickA yields MAVFLSTSLLLFLLALTPLSLATNMSSSQSPTTDNSTTNPTTSSKDQVDCTMCSTCGPCGKAPPAPVQPVPPSLPPPTPSGSSYYPPPPPAQPSYKYYPPPPPYGGGGGGGGGGYYYYPPSNYQNYPGPPPPNPIVPYFPFFFHVPPPGASGSPPANTHLAISSALLGKVGMALVLLLLI; encoded by the coding sequence ATGGCAGTCTTTTTGAGCACCAGCCTCCTCCTGTTCCTGTTGGCTCTCACCCCCCTATCACTAGCCACCAACATGTCCTCTTCACAGTCGCCCACCACGGACAACTCCACAACAAACCCCACCACATCATCCAAAGACCAAGTCGACTGCACAATGTGCTCTACCTGTGGCCCTTGTGGCAAAGCCCCGCCGGCGCCGGTGCAGCCGGTGCCGCCGTCTCTGCCTCCGCCGACCCCCAGCGGGTCCTCCTACTAccctcctccgccgcccgcCCAGCCCTCCTACAAGTACTATCCCCCGCCTCCGCCATAtgggggagggggaggcggaggcggaggtgggtACTACTACTACCCTCCATCCAACTACCAGAACTACCCGGGGCCACCGCCACCGAACCCGATCGTGCCGTATTTCCCATTTTTCTTCCACGTTCCTCCTCCCGGTGCTTCCGGCTCTCCTCCTGCAAATACCCACTTGGCCATAAGCTCAGCCTTGCTAGGCAAAGTTGGCATGGCTCTGGTTTTGTTGCTCCTGATTTGA